A single region of the Echinimonas agarilytica genome encodes:
- the pth gene encoding aminoacyl-tRNA hydrolase yields the protein MDYPIKLIVGLGNPGPEYTNTRHNAGVWFIEELARIHQVSLKPEAKFHGYTARVQHNGSDFRLLVPTTFMNRSGQAVSSLANFYNIDAESILVAHDELDLPPGVAKLKRGGGHGGHNGLRDIISRMGNNKDFLRLRIGIGHPGDKNRVSGFVLGKAPKQEQEAIEDAIDEAARCFEIIAKDGLAKAMNRLHSFRSGQ from the coding sequence ATGGACTATCCGATTAAACTCATCGTGGGCTTGGGAAATCCAGGCCCCGAATATACCAACACCCGCCACAATGCGGGTGTTTGGTTTATTGAAGAACTTGCCAGAATTCATCAGGTTTCTCTTAAGCCTGAAGCCAAATTTCACGGTTACACCGCTCGCGTACAACATAACGGCAGCGATTTCAGATTACTTGTACCTACCACATTCATGAATCGAAGCGGTCAAGCTGTATCGAGTCTTGCGAATTTTTACAATATTGATGCCGAATCAATATTGGTCGCACATGACGAGTTAGATCTTCCTCCGGGTGTCGCTAAACTCAAACGCGGTGGTGGTCATGGTGGACACAATGGTCTGCGCGACATCATTAGCCGTATGGGCAACAATAAAGACTTTCTGCGCCTGCGCATCGGCATAGGTCACCCCGGTGATAAAAACCGAGTGAGTGGGTTTGTGTTAGGTAAAGCGCCAAAGCAAGAACAAGAAGCAATCGAGGATGCAATTGATGAAGCAGCTCGTTGTTTTGAAATTATCGCCAAAGATGGCTTAGCCAAAGCCATGAACCGCCTGCACAGCTTCCGTTCAGGTCAGTGA
- a CDS encoding DUF423 domain-containing protein — protein MIKLLGVLGSALCLLAVAMGAYASHGSGLDAKATQSLEVAVRYQFWHGLMLVALSVLPLCRIRRIWAGTVMAIATIAFSGSIYLLVLAGLHAVWWVTPLGGTGLMLAWALVIWAYIRER, from the coding sequence ATGATTAAATTATTGGGAGTTTTAGGCAGTGCATTGTGTTTACTCGCTGTGGCAATGGGCGCTTACGCTAGCCATGGCAGTGGATTGGATGCAAAAGCAACACAAAGCTTAGAAGTAGCGGTGCGATATCAATTCTGGCATGGCTTGATGTTGGTGGCTCTGAGTGTTTTACCGCTATGTCGAATACGAAGAATTTGGGCTGGAACGGTCATGGCAATTGCTACAATTGCATTCAGCGGTAGCATTTACTTATTGGTTCTGGCAGGCTTGCACGCCGTTTGGTGGGTCACTCCGCTGGGCGGAACAGGATTAATGTTGGCCTGGGCACTTGTTATCTGGGCATATATACGAGAACGGTAA
- a CDS encoding flap endonuclease Xni: protein MAAHLVVFDAMNLIRRIYAVHENQGDAIERVQSQTERMMFTILNQLSATHTVAVFDGDTPGWRHQLWPQYKVSRSPLPEQLSSNLALIQDTWWAAGIDSVLPDNDEADDVIATLAVKSEAHGVAVTIVSTDQGFCQILSDNVHQYDGFNKKFLSRDNYLQKFGINTQCWTQYKALTGESGSDIPGISGFGPKTAKDFVNSQFDESTLAPAKLKSWQEEKENFQLFEQLMTLECHRLLDFKLSALRRKE, encoded by the coding sequence ATGGCCGCTCACCTTGTTGTATTTGACGCAATGAATCTGATTCGTCGAATTTATGCAGTTCACGAGAACCAAGGTGATGCGATAGAACGCGTTCAAAGCCAAACCGAACGCATGATGTTTACCATACTAAATCAGTTATCGGCCACGCATACCGTGGCCGTTTTTGATGGAGATACTCCCGGCTGGCGTCACCAACTATGGCCCCAATACAAAGTTTCTCGCTCGCCGTTACCAGAGCAACTATCATCTAACTTAGCATTGATACAAGACACTTGGTGGGCAGCAGGAATAGACTCCGTTTTACCCGATAATGATGAGGCCGACGATGTCATTGCAACCTTGGCGGTAAAATCCGAAGCGCACGGGGTGGCCGTCACCATTGTCTCGACGGATCAAGGTTTTTGCCAAATTCTAAGTGACAACGTGCACCAATATGACGGCTTCAACAAAAAATTCTTGAGCCGAGATAACTACCTTCAAAAATTTGGAATCAACACTCAATGTTGGACCCAGTATAAGGCGCTCACTGGTGAAAGCGGCAGCGATATTCCTGGCATTTCAGGATTCGGTCCAAAAACAGCAAAAGATTTTGTAAATAGCCAATTCGATGAATCAACACTCGCGCCAGCAAAGCTTAAATCCTGGCAAGAAGAAAAAGAGAACTTTCAGCTATTTGAACAACTCATGACATTGGAATGTCATCGATTGCTTGATTTTAAGCTATCAGCACTAAGGAGAAAGGAATGA
- a CDS encoding SDR family oxidoreductase produces the protein MSQTVVITGANRGLGLEFCRYYLNRGDNVIACCRHPSSASELDELKLDFTKHISIHALDITKEAQHRGFIAALGRTKIDILINNAGIYGSKGLAIEQIGADEWSHVLQVNAISPMLFTRNLKNNLNKNAKIVFVTSKMGSIGDNSSGGSYMYRSSKAALNAAAHSLAVDWAELSFNVAILHPGWVKTDMGGPNALITAVQSVTGMCSVIEGLDSDDSGQFINYDSQPIPWQ, from the coding sequence ATGAGTCAAACTGTTGTGATTACGGGGGCCAACCGAGGCCTTGGACTTGAATTTTGCCGCTATTATCTCAACCGTGGAGACAATGTTATTGCATGTTGTCGTCATCCCAGCAGCGCCTCTGAGCTAGATGAGCTCAAACTCGACTTCACGAAACACATTTCAATTCATGCGCTCGATATTACTAAAGAAGCGCAACATCGCGGATTTATTGCAGCACTTGGGCGAACCAAAATCGATATATTGATTAACAACGCTGGAATCTATGGCAGCAAAGGGCTTGCAATTGAGCAAATCGGAGCCGACGAATGGTCACATGTGCTTCAGGTCAACGCCATTTCTCCTATGTTATTCACGCGAAATCTTAAAAATAACTTAAACAAAAACGCTAAAATTGTATTTGTCACCAGTAAAATGGGGAGTATCGGAGATAATTCTTCTGGCGGCAGTTATATGTACCGCAGCTCAAAAGCGGCTTTAAATGCAGCAGCTCACTCCCTTGCTGTTGATTGGGCCGAATTATCATTCAACGTCGCGATCCTTCATCCGGGCTGGGTGAAGACAGATATGGGCGGGCCAAACGCTCTCATTACTGCGGTTCAATCTGTCACTGGTATGTGTTCTGTGATTGAGGGATTGGATAGCGATGACAGCGGCCAATTCATCAATTATGATAGCCAACCCATCCCCTGGCAATAG
- a CDS encoding 50S ribosomal protein L25/general stress protein Ctc, giving the protein MSNTISLDAVVRTDLGKGASRRLRHTDAVPAIIYGADQEPVAITLSHSKVLKAQESEVFYSQVLDINLDGKVVQAIVKDMQRHAYKPKVTHIDFLRIDATHVLTTTVPVHFLNEDTAEAVKNGGVVNHLANEIAVSCLPADLPEFIEVDLTDVEIGQTVHLSEIKLPKGVESVELLKGEDHDQAVVGIVAAKAVKEEDDDAAADAPEAEAE; this is encoded by the coding sequence ATGTCTAACACTATTTCTTTGGACGCTGTTGTCCGTACTGATTTAGGGAAAGGTGCGAGCCGCCGCCTACGTCACACTGATGCAGTTCCAGCAATCATTTACGGTGCTGATCAAGAGCCTGTAGCAATTACATTAAGCCACAGCAAAGTTCTTAAGGCACAAGAGTCAGAAGTATTCTATAGCCAAGTTCTTGACATCAACCTTGACGGTAAAGTTGTTCAAGCCATCGTAAAAGATATGCAACGCCATGCATACAAGCCTAAAGTTACTCACATTGACTTCTTGCGCATTGATGCAACGCACGTGTTAACAACAACTGTTCCAGTCCACTTCTTAAACGAAGATACAGCGGAAGCTGTGAAGAACGGCGGTGTTGTAAACCACCTTGCAAACGAAATCGCAGTATCTTGTTTGCCAGCTGACTTGCCAGAATTCATCGAAGTTGACTTGACAGACGTTGAAATTGGACAAACAGTTCACTTGTCTGAAATCAAATTACCAAAAGGCGTTGAGTCAGTTGAATTGCTGAAAGGCGAAGATCACGACCAAGCCGTTGTTGGTATTGTTGCGGCGAAAGCTGTGAAAGAAGAAGACGATGACGCTGCTGCTGATGCTCCCGAAGCGGAAGCTGAGTAA
- the ychF gene encoding redox-regulated ATPase YchF — translation MGFKCGIVGLPNVGKSTLFNALTKAGIEAANFPFCTIEPNTGVVPVPDTRLDQLAAIVNPQRVLPTTMEFVDIAGLVKGASTGEGLGNKFLGNIRETDAIGHVVRCFDNENIVHVDGKVDPVSDIEVINTELALSDLEACERAIHRATKKAKGGDKDAKIELPVLEKIQTVLNEGGMIRSLDLAKEEKNAIDYINFLTIKPTMYIANVNDDGFDNNPYLDKVNEIAATENAVVVAVCAEIEAEIAELDDEERDEFMADMGLDEPGLNRVIRGGYELLHLHTYFTAGVKEVRAWTIPVGATAPQAAGKIHTDFEKGFIRAEVVGFDEFIEYQGESGAKEAGKWRLEGKDYVCKDGDVVHFRFNV, via the coding sequence ATGGGATTCAAATGCGGCATTGTCGGTTTACCAAACGTCGGTAAATCTACCCTCTTTAACGCCTTAACGAAAGCTGGAATCGAGGCTGCAAACTTTCCTTTTTGCACCATTGAACCCAATACAGGTGTGGTTCCAGTTCCTGATACTCGATTAGATCAGCTTGCCGCCATCGTAAATCCTCAACGGGTATTACCAACAACCATGGAGTTTGTGGATATTGCGGGCTTAGTCAAAGGAGCATCCACAGGTGAAGGTCTAGGTAACAAGTTTCTTGGAAATATTCGCGAAACAGATGCAATTGGCCATGTGGTTCGTTGTTTTGACAATGAGAACATTGTTCACGTTGACGGCAAAGTAGATCCAGTCAGCGATATTGAAGTCATCAATACCGAACTTGCTTTGTCTGACTTGGAAGCCTGCGAGCGTGCAATTCACCGCGCGACTAAAAAAGCAAAAGGCGGCGATAAAGACGCTAAGATCGAATTACCAGTATTGGAAAAAATCCAAACAGTGCTGAATGAAGGCGGCATGATCCGCAGCTTAGATTTAGCAAAAGAAGAAAAAAACGCGATTGATTACATTAACTTCCTCACGATCAAACCTACTATGTACATTGCCAACGTCAATGACGATGGTTTTGACAACAATCCGTACTTGGATAAAGTGAATGAAATTGCAGCCACTGAAAATGCCGTAGTTGTCGCCGTCTGTGCCGAAATCGAAGCAGAAATTGCAGAACTAGACGATGAAGAACGCGACGAATTTATGGCCGACATGGGTTTAGATGAGCCTGGCTTAAACCGCGTGATCCGTGGAGGCTACGAGTTATTGCACTTGCACACCTACTTTACTGCGGGTGTAAAAGAGGTTCGTGCGTGGACCATCCCAGTAGGAGCAACTGCGCCACAAGCCGCGGGAAAAATCCATACAGATTTTGAAAAAGGCTTTATCCGTGCTGAAGTTGTTGGTTTTGATGAATTTATCGAGTACCAAGGCGAGAGCGGTGCTAAAGAAGCGGGCAAATGGCGCTTAGAAGGCAAAGACTACGTTTGTAAAGACGGAGATGTTGTGCATTTTCGCTTCAACGTCTAA
- the rlmM gene encoding 23S rRNA (cytidine(2498)-2'-O)-methyltransferase RlmM → MLYCRAGFEAEAGAEFSALAEKYEQWGFVRAQRNQGYAIYETYQEEDAEALGLVPIRSLIFARQLIHGDTINFEPDDRVGPVLAAISELGPFSDVRIETLDTNEGKELNRLARKLAVPFKKGLEKQGKLTHKTDAPVLHVCLITGLQAFVGLSDPKRHSPHINGILRLRQPSKAPSRSTLKLDEALLSFFTPEELEQRMTPGMKAVDLGACPGGWTYQLVRRGLFVSAVDNGLMDESLMETGQVKHYQEDGFQFDPKRKPVAWIGRNIGKGRRIQWPENPPCEWMVCDMADKPRRVVHMLVDWFQQGNTRNAIVNLKLPMKSRWEEVETCMDILRKEMQKGMVIKAKHLYHDREEITVFVGYPKI, encoded by the coding sequence ATGTTGTACTGTCGCGCGGGCTTTGAAGCCGAAGCGGGTGCAGAATTTAGTGCGTTGGCGGAAAAGTATGAGCAGTGGGGCTTTGTTAGAGCTCAGCGTAACCAAGGCTATGCTATTTATGAAACGTATCAAGAAGAAGATGCAGAAGCACTCGGCTTAGTGCCTATTCGGAGTTTGATCTTCGCTCGCCAACTGATTCATGGTGACACCATTAACTTTGAGCCTGATGATAGGGTTGGTCCTGTCCTTGCGGCTATTTCAGAGTTAGGGCCTTTTTCAGATGTTCGTATTGAAACCTTAGATACCAACGAAGGTAAAGAGCTGAACCGTTTAGCGCGTAAGTTAGCTGTTCCATTCAAAAAAGGACTGGAGAAGCAGGGCAAACTGACCCATAAGACAGATGCACCTGTGCTTCATGTTTGCTTAATTACGGGATTGCAGGCGTTTGTTGGTCTGAGTGACCCCAAGCGTCATAGCCCACATATTAATGGTATTTTACGTTTACGTCAGCCTTCTAAAGCACCGAGCCGTTCAACGTTAAAATTAGACGAAGCTCTGTTGTCATTTTTTACTCCTGAAGAGCTCGAGCAGCGAATGACGCCGGGTATGAAAGCGGTCGACTTAGGAGCTTGTCCAGGCGGGTGGACGTATCAATTAGTGCGCCGTGGTCTTTTTGTGTCTGCGGTGGACAATGGCTTGATGGACGAGTCATTAATGGAAACCGGTCAAGTCAAACACTATCAAGAAGATGGTTTTCAGTTTGATCCTAAACGTAAACCTGTGGCTTGGATTGGTCGAAACATAGGAAAAGGTCGCCGTATTCAATGGCCTGAAAATCCGCCATGTGAGTGGATGGTTTGTGATATGGCCGATAAGCCGCGTCGTGTGGTTCATATGTTGGTTGACTGGTTTCAGCAGGGCAATACTCGCAATGCCATTGTCAACCTCAAGTTACCAATGAAATCGCGTTGGGAAGAGGTTGAGACTTGTATGGATATTCTTCGTAAAGAAATGCAAAAAGGCATGGTGATCAAGGCGAAGCACTTGTATCACGACCGCGAAGAGATCACGGTATTCGTCGGATACCCAAAAATCTAA
- a CDS encoding HDOD domain-containing protein, whose protein sequence is MSDSRDELQQKIADLHQLAVSLGASSAFPEKGKMIPIAEKLASRICFLVASDRVQAQALLAIYSRSYSAPSQWIIKVGTLTALLAAELGYLETIALRLVKAAITMDITILDVIGARFQAQPISAEMKQRWRKHPALSFTLLRDAGVKDSFWLSHVLQHQERRNGSGYPSRLHGARILPTASLLSLVTDTLDLLMPTVARQGIPIDTVVARLYKQRLHHKRSHLNALVSVFSPVPAGAQLKLVSGGLALILRKPVKEYVWAVQPISRATQTTPEVIKLERPDVERVFPMLRFDKVDLMQTWIDGHAQMSNVFDTSWPEPMPKPSPLKVKLSQQLSVEHPNITRIAEYIASEPSLCNTLSDMANRQVKGAKPTREAKHAIMMIGLERLGPMLIRSDLLQQVQLRRFPLDFWAYQYIEIFSEAAAQIAVQSYFLMPEQARTLAVFAVCGWLFDKELQHRIQLKDRQQNELELNSIFELLTTTNARELAQHGLRLAELWKMPSNLLDALEAFAFVKAPEAISLKGRHPFYLLQLAGHLTIEILGKENNWHERTALLTRLDISTEKYAEAKQEVMACGCVISPLP, encoded by the coding sequence TTGAGCGACAGTAGAGATGAACTCCAACAAAAAATAGCTGATTTACATCAGCTTGCAGTGTCGCTTGGAGCATCCTCAGCTTTCCCTGAAAAGGGAAAAATGATTCCTATTGCAGAGAAACTCGCAAGCAGGATATGCTTTTTAGTCGCCAGCGATCGGGTTCAGGCCCAAGCACTCCTTGCAATTTATAGTCGTAGTTACTCTGCTCCCTCTCAATGGATCATTAAAGTTGGAACTCTAACTGCTTTATTAGCCGCTGAATTAGGTTACTTAGAAACAATCGCTCTTCGTTTGGTCAAAGCAGCGATCACCATGGACATTACCATTTTGGATGTCATTGGAGCTCGTTTTCAAGCGCAACCCATATCTGCAGAAATGAAACAACGTTGGCGCAAGCATCCTGCACTCAGCTTTACTTTGCTGAGGGATGCAGGCGTTAAAGATAGCTTCTGGCTAAGTCATGTTTTGCAACATCAAGAGCGTCGCAATGGCTCAGGGTATCCAAGCCGTCTTCATGGAGCTCGCATTTTACCTACGGCGTCTTTGTTGTCATTGGTGACTGATACCCTTGATTTGTTAATGCCTACCGTTGCTCGCCAAGGCATTCCAATCGACACAGTTGTTGCGCGGCTGTATAAACAACGATTACACCACAAACGTTCACATTTAAATGCCTTGGTGTCAGTCTTTAGTCCTGTGCCAGCGGGGGCTCAGTTAAAGCTTGTTAGCGGTGGTTTAGCATTGATTTTGCGCAAGCCAGTCAAAGAGTATGTTTGGGCGGTTCAACCAATATCTCGCGCCACTCAAACAACACCAGAGGTCATCAAACTCGAACGACCTGACGTTGAGCGCGTATTCCCAATGTTGCGCTTTGACAAAGTCGACCTGATGCAAACTTGGATTGATGGCCACGCTCAAATGAGCAATGTTTTTGATACGAGCTGGCCTGAGCCCATGCCCAAGCCAAGTCCGCTGAAAGTAAAACTCAGCCAACAACTATCAGTTGAACACCCAAATATCACACGCATTGCAGAATACATTGCCAGTGAGCCGTCACTATGTAACACCTTGAGTGACATGGCGAATCGGCAAGTCAAAGGGGCTAAACCCACACGAGAAGCCAAACATGCCATCATGATGATTGGCCTTGAGCGCCTAGGGCCGATGTTGATCCGAAGTGATCTACTACAACAAGTTCAGTTGCGTCGATTCCCTCTTGATTTTTGGGCGTATCAATACATTGAGATATTTTCTGAAGCTGCAGCGCAAATTGCAGTGCAAAGTTATTTCTTAATGCCAGAGCAAGCTCGAACACTGGCAGTATTTGCGGTGTGTGGGTGGCTGTTTGATAAGGAACTTCAGCACCGAATTCAGCTCAAAGATCGTCAGCAAAACGAACTTGAACTGAATAGCATATTTGAACTTCTGACCACCACCAATGCGCGAGAGCTTGCGCAACACGGACTCCGACTGGCAGAGCTTTGGAAAATGCCAAGTAATTTATTAGATGCATTGGAAGCTTTTGCTTTCGTTAAAGCACCTGAAGCAATATCATTGAAAGGGCGTCATCCGTTTTACTTGCTTCAGTTGGCAGGCCACTTAACCATTGAAATTTTGGGTAAAGAAAATAACTGGCATGAACGCACCGCATTATTAACGCGGTTGGATATTAGTACCGAAAAATATGCAGAAGCCAAGCAAGAAGTAATGGCGTGCGGCTGTGTGATTAGCCCTCTGCCATAA
- a CDS encoding alpha/beta family hydrolase, producing MLLTDTKIARVLLSHGAGAGRDSSFMMDLAEQLKRHHLDVELWDFPYMEKAKAEGKRRPPDRMPKLLDAMRSKIDSLANDLPLFLAGKSMGGRVSTLLMSELKLPTVVYGYPFHPVGKPEKQRVDHLAPCQLQVPLLILQGERDTFGNVDEVQQYDLAESVSVHWLADGDHSLKPRKASGLTQAQHLKEAARITAAFVHNILNQEHL from the coding sequence ATGCTTTTGACTGACACTAAAATTGCCCGAGTTTTACTGAGTCATGGCGCTGGAGCAGGCCGAGATTCAAGTTTTATGATGGATTTGGCAGAACAATTGAAACGCCACCATCTTGACGTTGAGTTGTGGGACTTTCCATATATGGAAAAAGCCAAGGCTGAGGGCAAAAGACGACCGCCGGATCGTATGCCTAAATTACTCGACGCCATGCGATCAAAAATAGACAGCTTAGCAAACGACTTGCCCTTGTTCTTGGCGGGAAAATCCATGGGGGGACGAGTCTCGACCTTATTAATGAGCGAGTTGAAACTCCCCACTGTGGTGTATGGTTATCCGTTTCACCCTGTGGGAAAACCCGAGAAACAACGTGTTGATCATTTAGCCCCTTGTCAGTTGCAAGTTCCTTTGTTGATTCTGCAAGGGGAGCGCGACACCTTTGGTAATGTGGATGAAGTTCAACAGTATGATTTGGCAGAGTCGGTTTCAGTACATTGGCTTGCCGACGGCGATCATAGCTTAAAACCGCGAAAAGCCAGTGGCTTGACTCAAGCTCAACATCTTAAAGAAGCCGCGCGAATCACAGCTGCATTTGTTCACAACATATTGAATCAAGAGCATTTATGA
- a CDS encoding transcriptional regulator GcvA, with translation MSRRLPPLNALKAFEAAARQMSFTKAAEELFVTQAAVSHQIKSLEEFLGLKLFRRKNRSLLLTEQGQSYFQDIKEVFTQLHEATDRVLASTAKGALTVSVQPTFAIQWLVPRLSEFNVLHPDIDVRIKAVDQDEGSMTDDVDIAIYFGKGKWPGLVADKLHEELLVVVCAPQLLEGDIPLNTVDDLNRHILLHDIDRKDWKAWLKMMSVDTSKASYGPIFSHTALVIQAAVHSQGVGLVNSVLAQPELLSGRLVCPLSEALTSEDSHYLVCEESQADLGKIKAFREWMLARVSKEQKSIKRMTGTHAFD, from the coding sequence GTGTCTCGTCGTTTACCCCCTCTTAATGCATTGAAAGCATTTGAAGCCGCTGCACGTCAAATGAGCTTTACTAAGGCTGCAGAAGAGTTGTTTGTGACTCAAGCTGCTGTGAGTCATCAGATTAAATCGCTCGAAGAATTTCTCGGACTAAAGCTGTTTCGCCGTAAAAACCGTAGCCTGCTCCTTACCGAGCAGGGGCAAAGTTATTTTCAGGATATTAAAGAAGTTTTTACGCAATTGCATGAGGCCACCGACCGTGTGTTAGCAAGCACTGCCAAGGGGGCCCTTACGGTGAGTGTTCAACCTACTTTTGCCATTCAATGGTTAGTGCCACGGCTGAGTGAATTCAATGTGCTTCATCCCGATATCGATGTTCGGATCAAAGCGGTGGATCAAGACGAAGGCTCAATGACGGATGATGTGGATATCGCTATTTACTTCGGCAAGGGAAAATGGCCGGGATTAGTGGCCGATAAACTGCATGAAGAGTTACTGGTGGTTGTGTGTGCGCCACAATTGCTTGAAGGCGACATTCCTCTAAATACTGTGGATGATTTGAACCGTCACATCTTACTCCATGATATTGATCGAAAAGATTGGAAAGCATGGCTTAAAATGATGTCTGTGGATACATCAAAAGCTTCTTACGGTCCTATTTTTAGCCATACCGCTCTGGTGATTCAAGCTGCGGTTCATAGTCAGGGCGTTGGCTTGGTAAATAGTGTACTGGCACAGCCTGAATTGTTGAGTGGGCGTTTGGTGTGTCCGCTTAGTGAAGCGCTTACCAGTGAAGACTCTCACTATTTAGTGTGTGAAGAATCGCAGGCTGATTTAGGTAAAATTAAAGCGTTTCGAGAATGGATGTTGGCGCGTGTGAGTAAAGAACAGAAATCGATTAAACGTATGACAGGAACACATGCTTTTGACTGA